The nucleotide window ACCGAGCAGGAGGGTGTCCTTGAGCCGGAAGGCCGGAGCGTGAGGGCGGGGATGAGGGTGCGCGTGGGAATGCCCGTGATCACCGTCGTGCTCGTGTTGGTGTTCGTGTTCGTGCTTGTGTCCGTGCCCATGTGCATGCCCGTGATCGTGGTCGTGCCCATGACTGTGCCCATGGCCATGCCCATGCCCGTGTCCGTGGTCGCGCTGTCGCCATGCCCGTCGTACGAGGGTCGCGCCGGCCACCGTGACGATGACACCGCTCGTCACGCCCAGCCAGGCGATCACCGAGGGCGCGGCGGCCGAACCGGCGGTGACGAGGACGCCGAGGGCGACCACACCGAGCGTGTGCGTGACGGTCACGGAGCCGGCCAGCGGCAGCACGTCGCGCATCGTGGCGTTGCCCCGCGCGGCGGCCGTGGCGGCCATGATCGTCTTGCCGTGTCCGGGAGCGAGGGCGTGCAGCGCGCCGAGCAGCACCGCGATGCCCAGGGCGAGCGCGGCGAAGCCGGCGGTCAGGTCGTGGCGGGACACCAGGTCGTCCAGCGCCCGGGTGAAACGGTCGGCGCCGCGCGGCAGCACGGACGAGGCGGGCGCGTCGGAGCCCTCCTCGACGAGTGCGGGGCCACCCGGACGGACGCGCAGCGAGGCGCTCGCGGTGTCCGCCGGTGACGACAGCAACTGCGCCGGATACTCGGTCAGTTCGTCCGAGACGGACGTGCCGGGCACGTCCGAGTCGGTGAGCGTCGTCCGGTCGCCGCGGGCCGTGACCTCGCGCCAGCCCGGCCCGTCGTCCACGGAGGCCCGAAAGCGCAGCGACAGGTTCCCGTCCGGCAGCGGAGCCGTCCAACGGCACTCCACCCGCAGGGCCTTGAGACCGGCCTGGCCGGGCCGTACCCGGGCCCGGCTCCCGCCGGCGGTCGGCGCGACGGTCTTCCCGCCCACGGTCACCCGGCTCCTCCCGGCCGCCGCCTCGCACCGCTCCCGGGCCCAACTCCCCAGGCCCACCCGGTCGATGTCGGGCCGGGCCTGGGTCGCCGGGATCTCCGCCAGGTCCTCCACGTGGCGGATCCGCAGTTCTCCGGGAGCCACCACGAGTCCGTCGTACCGGTTGACGGTGAAGTTGCCGAGCGGATGCGCCGAGGCCGTCCCCGAGGGGACCAGCACGAGCGCGCAGGCGGCCAGCAGCACGGCCACGCAGGACCCGAAGGCGCGCCGGCGCACGGAAGGGAGGCTCACCGGGCACCGCCCAGCGGCTTCCGGGCCGCCACCGGCTTCGGGGCCTTCAGCGACCTGAGGGTCTTCCGGGCCAGTTCCGCGCCCACCGGCGAGAAGCCCGGGTTGAGTTCCAGCGCCGACGACAGGCTTTCGCGGGCCTCCTTCCGGTGGCCCGTGGCCTGTTCGATCATGCCGCGGTGGTAGAGGAACGTGGCGTCCCGGTAGCCGGTGGCCGTGGCGCGCCGGGCGTGGCGCAGCGCCTCGTCGTCGCGCCCGTTGACGTGCAGGGCCCAGGCCAGCGCGTCCGCGGTGTGCACGGTCCGGCGGCGCTCGTACTCGGCCCGCGCGGCGCGCAGCGCGGCCCCGCGGTCGCCGTGGTCGGCCGCGGCGAGCGCGGTGTCCAGGTCGGCGTTGACACCGTTCGCGCGGGCCAGCGCCGTCCAGGCGTCGACCAGCGCGTACTGGGCGCGGGCCTTCGCCGGGTCCGCCTCGCCGCCGCGCGCCTCGTACAGCTCGCCCAGCACGACCAGCGGCCCGGGCAGCGGGAAGCGGGCCACCACCTCCTCCATCCCGAGGATCGCGGCCGACCGGTCGCCGCCGGCCGCCTGCGCCCTGGCCCGGCCCTCCAGCGCCGGCAGGTAGGTGCCGTCGGCCCGCAGCGCCCGCTCGTAGTACGTGAGCGCCTTCCCGTACTCGCCCTCGCGCCAGGAGAGCTGGCCCAGCGACGACGCCACGTAGGCGACGTCCCCGGGTGCGGTGGCACCGGCCAGCGCCTGCTCCAGTACGCGGCGGGCCGTCCGGACGTCGCCGCGCAGCTCGTGCACGTAGGCGTACCGGGTGAAGACCGGGACGCCCGGGCGGCGGGAGTCGGCCTCGTCGGCGGCCTTCGACGCCTCCTTGTAGCGGCCGAGTTCGACCAGGGCGTCGACGCGGACCGACAGGGCGCGCTCGTTGAACGTGTTCTCCTCCAGTGCCCTGCGCGCGTACTCCAGCGCCTCGGGGAACCGGTGGCGGGCCGCGGCCAGCGCCGCCCGGCCGGCCAGCGCCGGATCGTTGCCGGGACTCAGCTCCAGCGAACGCTCCAGCGCGCGCTGTGCCTGCGGGTAGCGGGACGGGTCGCCGTCGGTGCGCGCCTGCTCGACGTAGGCGATGCCCAGCGTCGCCCAGCCGCCGGAGTCCTTGGGCTGCGCCTTCAGATGGGACTGCAGCGCGGAGATGCCCGCGGCCAGGCTGCCGCCCGCCAGCAGTTCGGGAGCGAGTCCCGGCGCGGACGCCACCGTGGACGTACCGCCGTCGTCCCTGCTGCCCAGCACCACGGCCCCCGCGGTCATCGCGACGGCGAGGGCGACGGCACAGGCCGCGAGCTGCAGCGCGCGGCGCCGCCCGGCCTCCCGCCGCCCCGCGGGAACGGGTTGCAGGGGCCCGCCGCGTCCGCCGGGCTCCGGCGCCCCGGCCACGTCGGCCGCCGCCGCGGACTCGGTCGCCGTCGCCGGCCCGGCGGTGCCGGCCGGTCCGGCCGTGTCGGGCGCGCCCGGGGTCCGCGGCGCGTCGTCGTTGCTGTGCGCGGGCATTGCGCTCTCCTCGATCGCCATGGTGGGAAAGGTGGTGCACATCGGGGGCGGCGTGGCCCGTGCGCCGTGGGGGACACCCGCACGGACCACGCCGGTTCAAGGGGCGCGGGTCAGTAGGCGCGGCGCCGGCCGCGCCACCACAGCAGGCCCGTACCGACGAGCAGGAACCCGGCCGCGCCGGAGGCCGCGGAAACGGCGATCAGCGTGGTGTCGTCCATACCGCCGGTGCCGGTCGTGCCGCCCGCGGGCTGCAGCGCGTCCCCCAGCTGGTTGCGGACGTCGTTGGTGCCGGCCGTGCCCTTGGCCAGCGGTCCACGCGAACCGGAGGTCGGCAGGGCGACGTACGGGAACGTCTTCTCGAACTTCTGGTCGTTCTTGTCGACCGCGTCACCCAGGTCGTTCTTGGCGCCGACCAGTTCGCCCTCGACGACCTGCAGCGCGATGTCCAGCACGTCGTCGCCCAGGCGGCGGCCGTTCGGGAAGCCCGCGTTGTCACCGTCCAGCACACCGAGGCGCTTCTCCTCGGCGGACGGCTTGATCGAGGTGTTGAGGCGCAGCATCTCCGAAGGACGCACGTGCGGCGGCTGGTTGAGGCCCTCCACACCCTTCAGGAACACGTCGACCAGGTCGTTGCGGGGCTCGTCGGGCGCCTCGATCTTGTAGATCGCCTCGATGAGCTTCGGCAGCTCGGGCTCGGTGACGTTCTTCAGGAAGTCGCCGTCGTTCCAGGGCGCGGACGCGTTGAACTTGTCCTTGTCCTTGATCGGGTTGACGACCTCGTTCACCAGCGGCATGCCCAGGCGCGAGACCTGACGGTAGTGACCGCTCGCGTTCCTGCGCTGCGTCGTCGACCAGATGCCCACGATCGGCTGTTCGGCCGACTCCTGGATCATGTCGTTCGGCACCTGCAGGGCGACGGTGTTGACGTTGTAGCCCTTCAGGGTGTCGTTGCCGACCTCGGACAGGTTCCCGCCGTACAGCAGGTCGAAGACCCGCAGATCGAGGAAGAACGGGTCGTCGGCCTGGCCCGCGAACGTCGTGGCCCCGCCCGGCAGTTCGTGCACGGCCTGGTCGCGGAGCTTGGCGTAGTCCGGCATGGACGCCTTGCCGACGTTCGACGGCGCCACCGGCACGTCGTCCGCGACCTTCGTCCGCTTGACCAGGTGCTGGTCCTTCAGCTGCAGCAGGTCTATGTCGTAGGTCTGCGTGATGTTGAGGTCCGGGTCGTCCAGGCTCTCGACAGCGCCCGTGTTGTACAGGAAGGTCTTGTCGTTCTTCGTGTGCGTCCTGAAGGTGTACCGGAAGAGCAGTTCGCCCTGCGCGTCACCGTTGTTGTCGATGTGCAGGTCGTACTGGGCGTCCTCGGCGAACGGGAAGAAGTTCGGCCCGCCGGCCGGCTCCTCGAAGGGGATCCAGTTGGCGACGATCGTGGTCGTGTCCGGTTTGTCGGGGCTCGCGAACGCGTACACGTCCGTGTTGTCGTACTGCGGCTGCCCCGAGATGAGCGGAGCCTCCCGGTGGCTCGAGGCGCTCGCGCTCCCCGGTTCGAGCGCGGTCACGCCGACGGCCGCGAGCCCGCCGGTGGCCAGCGCACCGCAGACAAGGGTCGCGAGGCTCCTGCGTCCCACGAACCCACTGGTGAAAGGTGTCATGCCGTCCGTCCTCTGTCCCAAAGCTGTGTCCGGCGGTGAACCGGGCGGGAGACCCCTCGAGTGGTCCGTCGCCGCGCTCGTACCGCGTCGGTCGGTGTTGCCTGATGCACGCCATTCGGAGCCGGGGGGAGAAAGGATTGGTCCGGGATCCACCCGCGTTTTCAGGGAGTTGATCCGTAACCCCATCCGACGGCGTTCCTGCGCCGAATACGTGAGGACGGGACGGGCCGTTCAAGGCCGAGGAGGGGGAACGGGTGGAGGCGGACGAACTTCTGGTGCGCGTGGCCACAGGA belongs to Streptomyces sp. V3I8 and includes:
- a CDS encoding sulfite exporter TauE/SafE family protein is translated as MSLPSVRRRAFGSCVAVLLAACALVLVPSGTASAHPLGNFTVNRYDGLVVAPGELRIRHVEDLAEIPATQARPDIDRVGLGSWARERCEAAAGRSRVTVGGKTVAPTAGGSRARVRPGQAGLKALRVECRWTAPLPDGNLSLRFRASVDDGPGWREVTARGDRTTLTDSDVPGTSVSDELTEYPAQLLSSPADTASASLRVRPGGPALVEEGSDAPASSVLPRGADRFTRALDDLVSRHDLTAGFAALALGIAVLLGALHALAPGHGKTIMAATAAARGNATMRDVLPLAGSVTVTHTLGVVALGVLVTAGSAAAPSVIAWLGVTSGVIVTVAGATLVRRAWRQRDHGHGHGHGHGHSHGHDHDHGHAHGHGHKHEHEHQHEHDGDHGHSHAHPHPRPHAPAFRLKDTLLLGFAGGLVPSPSAVVVLVGAAALGKAWFGLLLVLAYGAGLALTLTAAGFAVVKVGSRVAKAIENGARWSGGRTAALVRRSTPLGSAFVVVALGAGLVFKGAATALG
- a CDS encoding DUF4331 domain-containing protein; the protein is MTPFTSGFVGRRSLATLVCGALATGGLAAVGVTALEPGSASASSHREAPLISGQPQYDNTDVYAFASPDKPDTTTIVANWIPFEEPAGGPNFFPFAEDAQYDLHIDNNGDAQGELLFRYTFRTHTKNDKTFLYNTGAVESLDDPDLNITQTYDIDLLQLKDQHLVKRTKVADDVPVAPSNVGKASMPDYAKLRDQAVHELPGGATTFAGQADDPFFLDLRVFDLLYGGNLSEVGNDTLKGYNVNTVALQVPNDMIQESAEQPIVGIWSTTQRRNASGHYRQVSRLGMPLVNEVVNPIKDKDKFNASAPWNDGDFLKNVTEPELPKLIEAIYKIEAPDEPRNDLVDVFLKGVEGLNQPPHVRPSEMLRLNTSIKPSAEEKRLGVLDGDNAGFPNGRRLGDDVLDIALQVVEGELVGAKNDLGDAVDKNDQKFEKTFPYVALPTSGSRGPLAKGTAGTNDVRNQLGDALQPAGGTTGTGGMDDTTLIAVSAASGAAGFLLVGTGLLWWRGRRRAY